A genomic segment from Vicinamibacterales bacterium encodes:
- a CDS encoding TonB-dependent receptor, which produces MALLTPLWSSALLSASLLLIAANASAQCRIEGSVQWADGTPAAAVAISVPELKLETTTDARGQFAFDDIRPGIRITVDAFLDKRLLGRAYTLVTLRVEHVDLQLAGTPSNPTPAPQVPRELSRPATSGTAPESFSAGSGTDTVTYDANGMPVVSSDVTVVANLPMLSASTEAGKVTLQPEQVTALPSLGSSDIFRALQWLPGVSSNETSSGLFVRGGTPDQNLVDFDGFTVYSVDHLFGYFSAFNMDAIDAVDLSKGAYEARYGGRLASLTEIRGKSRPQRIQGMVGGSALSVDGVFQLPVGSKASVLVAHRRSFQSPLYDRILGLVSTDTGPAPPGRGGRFATMFNSKPVSGFDDSNGRFEWQPTTRDQFTVSTYLGHDDVDNSRELQLPTQFLEQIAARGISFSGDLKITDVREYRNTGLSVRWNRDWSNIFRTSMTVGRSDYDTLTQRSSNVGGRQGGAGELNVVDDTTVTISAPITFNASNELTVGAQRTANRVVFEFANNLAGTTGPNGAQIGALASQLNRSTTGTTTSAFVQHRMMFGSRLIALPGLRMTQSSVSGERYIEPRLTATWLATDRLRVKGAWGQYHQFVNRLVREDVFQGNREFWALSDNTTVPVAASTNASFGAAYQTTRLLLDGEVFSRDIKNLSQLAPRLTGSTDSVDLSSFFYTGSGRSKGVELLAQMKRGRHSGWASYTWSRVTYDFPELSEPFPADQDRTHELKLVDIFNLGRWTASATWVLSSGTPYTEPVGVEPVTFQGPAGSVTFERIVIGDKNAARLPTYHRLDLALNHAWDLPSNRSATIGVTAFNAYDRANVWYREYTSIQGEIVENNIGLMPRTFNAFLSIKF; this is translated from the coding sequence GTGGCCCTGTTGACTCCTTTGTGGTCGTCTGCGCTTTTGAGCGCATCGTTGCTATTGATTGCCGCCAACGCGTCGGCGCAGTGCCGCATCGAGGGCTCCGTGCAATGGGCCGACGGCACGCCCGCTGCCGCTGTCGCCATCTCGGTTCCCGAGTTGAAGCTTGAAACGACGACAGATGCGCGCGGTCAATTTGCGTTTGACGATATTCGGCCGGGCATTCGCATCACCGTTGATGCCTTCCTCGACAAGCGACTCCTCGGCCGGGCATATACGCTCGTGACCCTTCGGGTCGAGCACGTCGATCTGCAATTGGCCGGTACCCCGTCGAATCCGACGCCTGCGCCACAGGTGCCGCGGGAGCTGAGCCGCCCGGCGACATCAGGAACGGCGCCCGAATCGTTCAGCGCCGGCAGCGGGACCGACACGGTGACGTACGACGCGAACGGGATGCCGGTTGTCTCGTCAGACGTGACTGTCGTGGCCAACCTGCCCATGCTGAGCGCATCGACCGAAGCCGGGAAAGTCACGCTTCAGCCCGAACAGGTGACGGCGCTGCCCAGCCTCGGCTCGAGCGACATTTTTCGCGCGCTTCAATGGCTTCCCGGTGTCAGCAGCAACGAGACTTCATCGGGCCTGTTTGTACGAGGTGGCACGCCCGACCAGAACCTGGTCGACTTTGACGGCTTTACGGTCTACAGCGTCGACCATCTGTTCGGCTACTTCAGCGCGTTCAATATGGACGCGATCGATGCGGTCGACCTCAGCAAAGGCGCGTATGAGGCCCGATATGGCGGCCGCCTTGCGAGCTTGACCGAGATCCGCGGTAAGTCTCGACCGCAGCGAATTCAGGGCATGGTCGGCGGCAGCGCCTTGAGCGTTGATGGCGTCTTCCAGCTTCCGGTCGGTTCCAAGGCATCGGTGCTCGTCGCTCACCGGCGGTCATTCCAATCACCGCTCTACGATCGCATCCTCGGGCTGGTGTCGACGGACACCGGGCCGGCACCGCCAGGCCGCGGCGGCCGATTCGCGACGATGTTCAATTCGAAACCGGTGTCTGGGTTTGATGATTCGAACGGACGGTTCGAATGGCAACCCACGACTCGCGATCAATTCACCGTCAGCACCTATCTCGGACACGACGACGTCGACAACTCGCGAGAACTCCAGTTGCCGACGCAGTTTCTTGAACAAATTGCCGCCAGGGGCATTTCCTTCTCCGGCGATTTAAAGATCACCGATGTCCGCGAATACCGCAACACAGGACTCAGCGTGCGCTGGAACCGTGACTGGAGCAACATCTTCCGGACGTCGATGACGGTTGGCCGCTCCGACTACGACACGCTTACGCAACGGTCATCGAACGTGGGCGGACGGCAGGGTGGCGCCGGCGAACTGAACGTCGTGGACGACACCACGGTCACCATCTCGGCACCAATCACTTTCAATGCCAGCAACGAGCTGACTGTCGGCGCGCAACGGACGGCCAACCGCGTGGTGTTTGAATTTGCGAACAACCTTGCCGGCACCACCGGGCCGAACGGTGCGCAGATTGGAGCGCTGGCAAGTCAACTCAACCGGTCCACGACGGGCACGACGACGTCGGCCTTCGTCCAGCACCGCATGATGTTTGGCAGCCGGCTGATCGCCCTGCCCGGCCTGCGGATGACCCAGTCCTCAGTGTCCGGTGAGCGATACATCGAGCCTCGACTGACGGCGACCTGGCTGGCAACCGATCGGTTGAGAGTCAAAGGCGCCTGGGGCCAGTACCACCAGTTCGTCAATCGCCTGGTCCGCGAGGATGTGTTCCAAGGCAACCGCGAGTTTTGGGCCTTGTCAGACAACACCACGGTCCCGGTCGCCGCGTCCACGAACGCATCATTCGGCGCGGCCTATCAGACGACTCGCCTATTACTCGATGGCGAAGTCTTCTCGCGTGACATCAAGAATCTCTCGCAGTTGGCGCCGCGGTTAACTGGATCGACAGACTCCGTCGATCTCAGCAGCTTCTTCTATACCGGCAGTGGCCGTTCGAAGGGTGTCGAGCTCCTGGCGCAGATGAAGAGAGGTCGCCATAGCGGGTGGGCCAGTTACACCTGGAGCCGGGTCACCTACGACTTTCCAGAACTGTCCGAGCCGTTCCCAGCCGATCAAGACCGCACTCACGAGCTCAAATTGGTCGACATCTTCAACCTGGGGCGATGGACCGCGTCAGCGACGTGGGTGCTCTCAAGCGGCACACCCTATACCGAGCCGGTCGGCGTGGAACCCGTCACATTTCAAGGGCCCGCTGGCAGCGTGACGTTTGAACGGATCGTGATCGGCGACAAGAACGCCGCCCGCCTGCCAACCTACCACCGGCTCGATCTGGCCCTGAATCACGCCTGGGATCTCCCATCCAACCGCAGTGCCACGATTGGTGTCACGGCCTTCAATGCCTACGACCGTGCCAACGTCTGGTACCGCGAGTACACCAGCATTCAAGGGGAAATCGTTGAAAACAATATCGGGTTGATGCCACGGACATTCAATGCATTCTTGTCGATCAAATTCTAG
- a CDS encoding CPBP family glutamic-type intramembrane protease, whose translation MPYTLAIVGLILGYTWVADPLVDVPGPWVVPPVVIVIALCIAHNRKSGDWGFSSRALVPALLWSIALTVPLVAALWFIGHAMGPAPVRREPLLDFLYVMVWGGAQQFVLQTVVLRESRAVAGRGAVFLAAAVFASLHLPNPFLVIVTFTGGLAWCWIYTRHPNVLPLALSHAIATVVILLSFDPAVTGGLRTGWHYFQ comes from the coding sequence ATGCCGTACACACTGGCCATCGTCGGGCTCATTCTCGGCTACACGTGGGTGGCCGATCCGCTGGTTGATGTGCCCGGCCCGTGGGTCGTGCCGCCGGTCGTGATCGTGATTGCGCTCTGCATCGCGCACAACCGCAAGTCGGGCGATTGGGGCTTCTCGAGCCGCGCCTTGGTGCCGGCCCTGCTCTGGTCGATCGCGCTGACCGTGCCGCTCGTGGCGGCGCTGTGGTTCATCGGCCATGCGATGGGCCCGGCGCCGGTGAGGCGCGAGCCGCTGCTCGATTTCCTCTATGTCATGGTCTGGGGCGGCGCGCAGCAGTTCGTGCTGCAGACTGTCGTGTTGCGCGAGTCACGGGCGGTGGCGGGCCGTGGCGCCGTATTCCTGGCCGCCGCGGTTTTTGCGTCGCTGCACCTGCCGAACCCATTTCTCGTGATCGTCACCTTCACCGGGGGCCTGGCCTGGTGCTGGATCTACACGCGCCACCCCAACGTCCTGCCGCTTGCCTTGTCGCACGCCATTGCGACGGTGGTGATCCTGCTGTCCTTTGATCCGGCGGTCACCGGGGGCTTACGAACCGGCTGGCACTACTTCCAATAA
- a CDS encoding response regulator, with translation MLPIAVLLGITVIAVIVAGVAVWQARAARAALRASESGAVAATRRETDAVVPVPAAPRAGGAEGGAPARSRRILVVEDEPGVREFISRSLTRAGRDAVAVAGPLAALAALNRQPIALMLVDIVMPEMNGYDLADEARKIAPGIQVVFMSAFARDAIRHPDAGRFLTKPFTSQALIAMVDEALAP, from the coding sequence ATGCTTCCGATCGCGGTGCTTCTCGGCATCACGGTGATCGCGGTGATCGTGGCCGGCGTGGCCGTCTGGCAGGCCCGCGCGGCCCGGGCCGCCCTGCGCGCGTCCGAGTCAGGCGCGGTGGCGGCGACCCGCCGCGAGACTGACGCCGTGGTGCCGGTCCCGGCCGCGCCCCGCGCTGGCGGGGCGGAGGGCGGAGCACCGGCACGGTCGCGCCGCATCCTGGTGGTCGAGGACGAGCCGGGCGTCCGTGAGTTCATCAGCCGTTCGCTGACGCGCGCCGGCCGCGATGCCGTCGCCGTGGCCGGCCCGCTCGCCGCCCTCGCGGCGCTCAACCGCCAGCCGATCGCGCTCATGCTCGTCGACATCGTCATGCCGGAGATGAACGGCTACGACCTGGCGGACGAAGCGCGGAAGATTGCGCCCGGCATCCAGGTCGTGTTCATGTCGGCCTTCGCGCGTGACGCCATCCGGCATCCCGACGCCGGCCGATTTCTCACCAAGCCGTTCACGAGCCAGGCGCTGATTGCCATGGTCGACGAGGCGCTCGCGCCCTGA
- a CDS encoding PQQ-binding-like beta-propeller repeat protein, which translates to MASTTKLACGLAVLLFSISPVASGQAPAPSRPPSPANGDWRHYTSDIRGSKYSPLDQINAGNFGKLEIAWRFKTDMLGPRPEYKLEGTPLAINGVLYTTGGTRRSVVAIDGATGELIWAHSIREGRRAGVSPRQLSGRGVSYWTDGKGDERIIYVTTGYRLVALNARNGAIINTFGKDGVVDLKVGAVKGRGDQINLEDGEIGLHATPAIVKDVAIVGSSFREGATVDTHNNTKGLVRAFDVRTGKLLWTFNTIPRPGEYGNDTWESESWAVNGNVGVWTQITVDEELGLVYLPVETPTADYYGGHRPGNNLFAESIVCVDLRTGQRKWHFQLVHHPLWNYDMSSAAILADIVVNGKPIKAVAVPGKQGFLFVFDRVTGQPVWPIEERAVPQSDVPGEKTSATQPFPTRPPAYARNTLELPSDLIDFTPALRAQAVEQMKRYKVAPWMYNPPIVGNLNGVLGAINMGNAIGGTNWPGVAYDPETHTIYAQANNVNITSTSLAPPPSSYSDIRYLSGIEGREFREVLGPGDCCAADSPRAAAQAAAAAAPTPAPAAAPTPPGLFGGLTVEGLTILKPPYGTISAVNLDRGEIVWQVAHGDTPDNVRNHPLLKGLTIPKTGQPGTSGIGLMVTKSLVVMGDSQMTTTPEHPRGAMLRAYDKATGSQVGMVLMPAQQSGSPMTYLAGGRQFIVVAISGGNYSGEYLAFALPR; encoded by the coding sequence ATGGCGTCGACGACGAAGCTGGCGTGCGGGCTCGCGGTACTGCTGTTCTCGATTTCCCCGGTTGCGTCGGGGCAGGCGCCGGCGCCGTCCCGGCCGCCGTCGCCGGCCAATGGCGACTGGCGCCACTACACGTCGGACATTCGCGGCAGCAAGTACTCGCCGCTCGATCAGATCAACGCCGGCAACTTCGGCAAGCTCGAGATCGCATGGCGGTTCAAGACCGACATGCTGGGGCCGCGGCCCGAGTACAAGCTCGAAGGCACACCGCTGGCGATCAACGGCGTGCTCTACACCACCGGCGGCACGCGCCGATCGGTAGTGGCCATCGATGGCGCCACCGGCGAGCTGATCTGGGCGCACAGCATTCGTGAGGGCCGTCGCGCCGGTGTCTCGCCACGTCAGCTGTCGGGCCGCGGGGTGTCGTACTGGACCGATGGCAAGGGTGATGAGCGCATCATCTACGTCACGACCGGCTATCGCCTGGTCGCGCTGAATGCCAGGAACGGCGCCATCATCAACACTTTTGGCAAAGACGGTGTCGTTGACTTGAAGGTCGGCGCCGTCAAGGGTCGCGGCGATCAGATCAACCTCGAGGACGGCGAGATCGGCCTCCATGCCACTCCCGCCATCGTCAAGGACGTCGCCATTGTCGGCTCGTCGTTCCGCGAGGGTGCGACGGTGGACACGCACAACAACACCAAGGGCCTGGTGCGCGCATTCGACGTCCGCACCGGCAAGTTGCTGTGGACGTTCAACACCATTCCCCGGCCCGGCGAATACGGCAACGACACCTGGGAAAGTGAGTCGTGGGCCGTCAACGGCAACGTCGGCGTGTGGACCCAGATCACGGTGGACGAGGAGCTCGGCCTCGTCTACCTGCCGGTTGAAACGCCGACGGCGGATTACTACGGCGGCCACCGCCCCGGGAACAACCTGTTCGCGGAGAGCATCGTCTGCGTCGATTTGCGAACCGGCCAGCGCAAATGGCACTTCCAGTTGGTGCATCACCCGCTGTGGAACTACGACATGTCGTCGGCGGCCATCCTCGCCGACATCGTCGTCAACGGCAAGCCGATCAAAGCCGTGGCGGTTCCCGGCAAGCAGGGGTTCCTGTTCGTATTCGATCGTGTGACGGGGCAGCCGGTGTGGCCGATCGAAGAGCGCGCGGTGCCGCAGAGCGATGTGCCCGGGGAGAAGACCAGCGCGACGCAGCCGTTCCCGACCCGGCCGCCGGCGTACGCGAGGAACACGCTCGAACTGCCGAGCGATCTGATCGACTTCACGCCGGCCCTTCGCGCGCAGGCGGTTGAGCAGATGAAGCGCTACAAGGTGGCGCCGTGGATGTACAACCCGCCGATTGTGGGCAACCTGAACGGCGTGCTTGGCGCCATCAACATGGGCAATGCCATCGGTGGGACCAACTGGCCGGGTGTGGCTTACGACCCGGAGACCCACACGATCTACGCGCAGGCCAACAACGTCAACATCACGTCGACGTCGCTGGCGCCGCCGCCCAGCAGCTACTCGGACATCCGCTACCTCTCGGGCATTGAAGGACGTGAGTTCCGCGAGGTGCTGGGCCCGGGCGATTGCTGCGCGGCCGATTCACCGCGTGCCGCGGCGCAGGCTGCGGCCGCCGCCGCTCCGACCCCCGCGCCGGCGGCTGCCCCGACACCGCCGGGGTTGTTTGGCGGCCTCACGGTGGAAGGCCTGACGATTCTCAAGCCGCCCTACGGAACCATCTCCGCCGTCAACCTCGATCGCGGCGAGATCGTCTGGCAGGTGGCTCACGGGGATACCCCGGATAACGTGCGCAACCATCCGCTGCTCAAGGGCCTCACCATTCCCAAGACCGGCCAGCCGGGCACGTCGGGCATCGGCCTGATGGTGACGAAGTCCCTGGTGGTGATGGGCGATTCACAGATGACCACCACGCCGGAGCATCCGCGTGGCGCGATGTTGCGCGCCTACGACAAGGCGACCGGCAGTCAGGTGGGAATGGTCTTGATGCCGGCGCAACAGAGCGGTTCGCCGATGACCTACCTGGCCGGAGGCCGCCAGTTCATCGTCGTGGCGATTAGCGGCGGGAACTATTCCGGCGAATATCTGGCCTTCGCATTGCCACGCTAG
- a CDS encoding GGDEF domain-containing protein has translation MRLITRNDASLVVGLIAGTVVIFQRPLRSVWEAAQEVQDRYHVDLLPALVIFAVVFILHDARKRQRARAEAALVAAESAQTRLRSAELERLLAFGQALANALDLATLQQAWWRHLPAFTGERAFWVLARRSERWEVLVADTAAAPGRPPEALEAMAERALAADTLRDASHDGLAADGVLCFPMVAGGVVVAVLGIHDGASLSGGQRKLLGVAAELIAIALRNVQLLIETREHGLRDGLTSCFNRDHGIEMLDRELRLAHRSLKPLSILLFDIDRFKAINDELGHLRGDDLLRAIGAQLTRVGRTTDVKCRYGGDEFLIILPDTPLAGASRVAESVRRAMVPLAMAAGERTIPVTVSIGVAAAGPDELGSTGLIERADAALYQAKREGRNRSSTGGTAAIPA, from the coding sequence TTGCGCCTCATCACCCGCAACGACGCGTCCCTCGTCGTCGGCCTCATCGCCGGCACGGTCGTCATTTTCCAACGGCCGTTGCGCTCGGTCTGGGAGGCGGCGCAGGAGGTTCAAGACCGCTACCACGTTGACCTGCTGCCGGCGCTGGTCATCTTCGCGGTGGTGTTCATTCTTCATGACGCGCGCAAGCGGCAGCGGGCCAGGGCCGAGGCCGCGCTGGTCGCGGCGGAATCCGCGCAGACCCGGCTGCGCTCGGCGGAGCTCGAACGGCTCCTCGCCTTCGGCCAGGCGCTGGCCAACGCACTCGATCTCGCCACACTCCAGCAGGCCTGGTGGCGGCACCTGCCCGCATTCACCGGCGAACGCGCGTTCTGGGTGCTGGCGCGGCGGTCCGAGCGGTGGGAGGTGCTGGTGGCGGACACGGCGGCCGCCCCCGGACGCCCGCCGGAGGCGCTCGAAGCGATGGCCGAACGCGCGCTCGCGGCCGACACGCTCCGGGACGCCAGCCACGATGGTCTCGCCGCCGACGGCGTCCTCTGCTTTCCGATGGTCGCCGGCGGCGTGGTCGTCGCCGTGCTCGGCATTCACGACGGCGCCTCGCTCTCCGGCGGGCAGCGCAAGTTACTGGGCGTCGCCGCGGAGCTAATCGCGATTGCCCTGCGGAACGTGCAGCTGCTGATCGAGACGCGCGAGCACGGCCTGCGCGACGGGCTCACCAGCTGCTTCAACCGCGATCACGGGATCGAGATGCTGGATCGCGAGCTGCGGCTCGCCCATCGGTCGCTGAAGCCGCTGTCGATTCTGCTGTTCGACATCGATCGCTTCAAGGCGATCAACGACGAGCTGGGGCACCTGCGCGGCGACGATCTCCTCCGTGCCATCGGCGCGCAACTGACGCGCGTCGGCCGGACCACCGACGTGAAGTGCCGGTACGGCGGCGACGAGTTCCTGATCATCCTTCCCGACACGCCGCTCGCCGGGGCCAGCCGCGTGGCCGAGTCGGTGCGGCGGGCGATGGTGCCGCTCGCCATGGCCGCGGGCGAGCGGACCATTCCCGTCACGGTCAGCATCGGCGTGGCGGCGGCCGGCCCCGACGAGCTCGGCAGCACCGGGCTGATCGAGCGGGCCGACGCGGCGCTGTATCAGGCAAAACGCGAGGGGCGGAACCGCAGCAGCACCGGCGGCACCGCTGCCATCCCGGCCTAG